One part of the [Pantoea] beijingensis genome encodes these proteins:
- the crr gene encoding PTS glucose transporter subunit IIA: MGLFSKLFGDKSASASGTIEIVAPLSGEIVNIEDVPDVVFAEKIVGDGIAIKPAGNKMVAPVDGTIGKIFETNHAFSIESDNGIELFVHFGIDTVELKGEGFKRIAEEGQKVKKGDVVIEFDLALLEEKAKSTLTPVVISNMDEIKELIKLTGSVTVGETPVIRIKK, translated from the coding sequence ATGGGTTTGTTTTCTAAACTTTTTGGCGATAAATCAGCAAGCGCTTCGGGAACGATTGAGATCGTTGCGCCACTGTCAGGTGAAATCGTCAATATCGAAGACGTGCCAGACGTCGTGTTTGCTGAAAAGATTGTTGGTGACGGTATCGCCATCAAACCAGCAGGCAACAAGATGGTTGCGCCGGTCGATGGAACTATCGGTAAAATTTTCGAAACTAACCATGCTTTTTCTATCGAATCAGACAACGGCATTGAGCTGTTTGTTCACTTCGGTATCGACACGGTTGAACTGAAAGGCGAAGGCTTCAAACGCATCGCTGAAGAAGGCCAGAAAGTGAAGAAAGGCGACGTCGTAATCGAATTCGATTTAGCGCTGCTGGAAGAAAAAGCAAAATCCACGCTGACACCTGTGGTCATTTCCAATATGGATGAGATCAAGGAGCTGATTAAACTAACGGGTAGTGTAACCGTTGGTGAGACGCCGGTTATTCGCATCAAAAAATAA
- a CDS encoding disulfide bond formation protein B, with product MDNSAHKPHGNEVVLLLNTVGLLGISVALTIAFYYQFAKFELPCPLCLLQRVGLIIAGCGFLFNICLNIKIRHYGMVIAGGVVTGLIAARQVFLHILPGDTGYGSTFIGLHFYTWALIASILIIIAVAIILIISDWHFSAITLPVFTMWNKAVSLFFIVLLGANLAATVLECGSGQCADNPVRYLLLEML from the coding sequence ATGGATAATTCTGCGCATAAACCCCATGGGAATGAAGTGGTTTTATTATTAAATACGGTAGGGCTTTTAGGCATAAGTGTGGCCCTCACTATTGCTTTTTATTATCAGTTTGCAAAGTTTGAGCTGCCATGTCCGCTATGTTTACTGCAGCGCGTCGGCCTTATCATAGCCGGTTGTGGATTTTTATTTAATATTTGTCTGAATATTAAAATCAGGCATTATGGCATGGTGATCGCAGGGGGTGTCGTTACCGGCTTAATTGCGGCCAGGCAGGTTTTTTTGCATATTTTGCCAGGCGACACAGGATATGGTTCTACCTTTATTGGACTGCATTTTTATACATGGGCTCTCATTGCATCGATACTTATCATTATTGCTGTTGCCATCATATTGATAATCAGTGACTGGCATTTTAGCGCAATAACCTTACCGGTATTCACTATGTGGAATAAAGCGGTTAGCTTATTTTTTATCGTATTACTCGGCGCAAACCTTGCGGCTACCGTACTGGAATGTGGGAGTGGGCAATGTGCGGATAATCCGGTGAGATATCTGCTGCTGGAAATGCTGTGA
- the cysK gene encoding cysteine synthase A: protein MSKIYEDNSLTIGHTPLVRLNRIGNGRILVKVESRNPSFSVKCRIGANMIWDAEKRGILKPGIELVEPTSGNTGIALAYVAAARGYKLTLTMPETMSVERRKLLKALGANLILTEGAKGMKGAINKAEEIVASNPDKFVLLQQFSNPANPEIHEKTTGPEIWEDTDGEVDVFIAGVGTGGTLTGVSRYIKNTKGKKDLVSVAVEPIDSPVIAQALAGEEIKPGPHKIQGIGAGFIPGNLDLKLIDRVVAISNEESISTARRLMEEEGILAGISSGAAVAAALKLQEEEAFANKNIVVILPSSGERYLSTALFADLFTEKELQQ, encoded by the coding sequence ATGAGTAAGATCTACGAAGATAATTCTTTGACAATCGGCCATACACCACTTGTTCGCCTGAACCGCATCGGTAATGGCCGAATTCTGGTAAAAGTTGAATCACGCAATCCAAGTTTCAGCGTTAAATGTCGTATTGGTGCCAATATGATTTGGGACGCAGAAAAACGCGGTATCCTGAAACCCGGTATTGAACTGGTTGAACCCACCAGCGGTAACACAGGCATCGCACTGGCTTATGTCGCCGCTGCCCGCGGCTATAAGCTTACGCTCACCATGCCGGAAACCATGAGCGTTGAGCGGCGTAAATTGCTTAAAGCGCTCGGTGCTAATCTGATTTTGACTGAAGGCGCAAAAGGTATGAAGGGCGCCATCAATAAAGCAGAAGAAATTGTAGCCTCCAATCCGGATAAATTCGTATTACTGCAGCAGTTTAGTAATCCAGCCAACCCGGAAATCCATGAAAAAACTACCGGTCCGGAAATCTGGGAAGATACCGATGGCGAAGTGGATGTGTTTATCGCCGGAGTGGGTACGGGCGGCACGCTAACCGGTGTAAGCCGTTATATTAAAAACACCAAAGGGAAGAAGGATTTGGTGAGCGTAGCCGTAGAACCCATCGATTCGCCAGTTATCGCTCAGGCTCTTGCGGGTGAGGAAATCAAACCGGGTCCGCATAAAATCCAGGGTATTGGAGCAGGCTTTATCCCGGGCAACCTTGATTTAAAACTGATTGACCGCGTGGTGGCAATCAGCAATGAAGAATCTATCTCCACAGCCCGTCGACTAATGGAAGAAGAAGGCATTCTGGCCGGTATCTCCTCCGGTGCGGCCGTTGCGGCTGCCCTGAAGCTGCAGGAAGAAGAGGCTTTTGCCAACAAAAATATCGTGGTAATCCTCCCCTCTTCCGGCGAACGCTATCTGAGTACTGCACTATTTGCCGATCTTTTTACTGAAAAAGAACTGCAACAGTAG
- the ptsI gene encoding phosphoenolpyruvate-protein phosphotransferase PtsI gives MISGILASPGIAFGKALLLKEDEIVINRKKISADQVESEIQRFLDGRSKAAEQLEAIKIKAGETFGEEKEAIFEGHIMLLEDEELEQEIIALIKDDLASADAAAHSVIEGQAKALEELDDEYLKERAADVRDIGKRLLQNILGLHIVDLSAITEEVLLVAKDLTPSETAQLNLNKVLGFITDLGGRTSHTSIMARSLELPAIVGTGDITRQVKNGDYLILDGVNNKIYVNPTADVIDELKAVHTQYVTEKNDLAKLKDLPAITLDGHQVEVCANIGTVRDIAGAERNGAEGVGLYRTEFLFMDRDSLPTEEEQFQAYKAVAEGMGSQAVIVRTMDIGGDKDLPYMNLPKEDNPFLGWRAIRIAMDRKEILHAQLRAILRASSFGKLRIMFPMIISVEEVRLLKAELELLKTQLRDEGKAFDESIEVGIMVETPASAVIAHHLAKEVDFFSIGTNDLTQYTLAVDRGNDLISHLYNPMAPSVLTLIKQVIDASHAEGKWTGMCGELAGDERATLLLLGMGLDEFSMSAISIPRIKKIIRNTTFEDAKALAEQALTQPTAEELMNLVNKFIEEKTLC, from the coding sequence ATGATTTCAGGCATTTTAGCATCACCGGGTATCGCTTTCGGCAAAGCACTTCTGCTGAAGGAAGATGAAATCGTCATCAACCGGAAAAAGATTTCTGCCGATCAGGTTGAAAGCGAAATCCAGCGTTTCCTGGATGGTCGGAGTAAAGCGGCCGAACAGCTTGAAGCGATTAAAATTAAAGCAGGTGAAACCTTCGGCGAAGAGAAAGAAGCGATCTTCGAAGGCCATATTATGCTGCTGGAAGATGAAGAGCTCGAGCAGGAAATCATCGCCCTGATTAAAGACGATCTCGCTTCAGCTGACGCTGCTGCCCACTCAGTGATTGAAGGCCAGGCCAAGGCCCTTGAAGAACTGGATGACGAGTATCTGAAAGAGCGAGCAGCAGACGTTCGTGATATCGGAAAACGCCTGCTGCAAAATATCCTGGGCCTGCATATTGTTGATTTGAGCGCAATTACGGAAGAAGTGCTACTGGTTGCCAAAGACCTGACACCTTCAGAAACTGCACAGCTTAATCTGAATAAAGTGCTGGGTTTTATCACCGACTTGGGTGGCCGTACGTCACACACCTCAATCATGGCCCGCTCTCTTGAGTTGCCTGCAATTGTTGGCACCGGAGATATTACCCGTCAGGTAAAAAACGGCGACTACCTGATTCTGGATGGCGTTAACAATAAAATTTATGTTAATCCAACGGCTGATGTTATCGACGAATTGAAAGCGGTGCATACGCAGTATGTCACTGAGAAAAATGATTTAGCCAAGCTGAAAGATCTGCCTGCGATCACGCTGGATGGGCATCAGGTCGAGGTTTGCGCCAATATCGGCACCGTACGTGATATTGCCGGTGCAGAGCGCAACGGCGCGGAAGGCGTTGGTCTGTACCGTACCGAATTTCTGTTTATGGATCGCGATTCTCTGCCAACGGAAGAAGAACAGTTTCAGGCGTATAAAGCCGTGGCGGAAGGTATGGGTTCCCAGGCCGTTATCGTGCGTACCATGGATATCGGCGGTGATAAAGACCTGCCCTACATGAATCTGCCAAAAGAAGATAACCCTTTCCTTGGCTGGCGGGCGATCCGTATTGCAATGGATCGCAAAGAAATTTTGCATGCACAGCTGCGTGCTATTCTGCGGGCTTCCTCTTTCGGTAAGCTACGCATCATGTTCCCGATGATCATCTCAGTGGAAGAAGTTCGCCTGCTGAAAGCTGAGCTGGAACTGCTGAAAACACAGCTGCGTGACGAAGGCAAAGCCTTTGATGAAAGCATTGAAGTTGGCATCATGGTAGAAACACCAGCTTCAGCTGTCATTGCACACCATTTGGCAAAAGAGGTCGATTTCTTTAGTATTGGGACAAACGATCTGACACAGTATACTCTGGCAGTCGATCGCGGTAACGATCTGATTTCCCATCTCTATAACCCAATGGCACCTTCCGTTCTCACGCTGATTAAGCAGGTTATTGATGCTTCACATGCCGAAGGAAAATGGACAGGTATGTGTGGTGAGCTGGCAGGTGACGAACGTGCTACACTACTGTTATTGGGAATGGGGCTGGATGAATTCAGCATGAGTGCCATTTCTATTCCGCGCATCAAGAAAATTATACGTAATACGACTTTTGAAGATGCGAAGGCATTAGCAGAACAGGCTCTGACTCAACCAACAGCGGAAGAGTTAATGAACCTGGTGAACAAGTTCATTGAAGAAAAAACTCTCTGCTGA
- a CDS encoding efflux RND transporter periplasmic adaptor subunit, whose protein sequence is MELHRSSRRRWIILLVVISVTIAIAVWLSLRSSQQKPNYITAAAEQRDFQQTVLADGTVTASKQVSVGAQASGQIKSLLVELGDSVKQGQLIAEIDSMTQQNELRNAQAALKNVQAQRAAKQALLAKYRAAFKRQQTMLSKNLTARSDYDTALADLNSTDADIQALDAQIVQSQIQVDTAQVNLGYTKISSPIDGIVVSVPVEEGQTVNAVQSAPTIIKVANLDTMTVKAQISEADVINVKPGMKVWFTIPGQPDKPYHATLRAIEPAPDSINNDSTPGLPTAGSSNATTEAIYYFGLFDVANPDRTLRISMTAEVHIVLGDQPNAIIIPSTALDKLNGKTSVQVVDKQKNVTRREVQVGINNNIEAQITRGLKAGEQVIISQQAGTETPQSGSSEQR, encoded by the coding sequence ATGGAATTACACCGTTCCTCGCGCCGACGCTGGATCATACTGCTGGTGGTTATCAGCGTCACCATTGCAATCGCTGTATGGCTGAGCTTACGTTCAAGCCAGCAGAAACCAAATTACATTACTGCCGCCGCAGAACAGCGTGATTTTCAGCAAACAGTGCTGGCTGACGGCACGGTTACCGCCAGTAAGCAGGTTAGCGTCGGTGCTCAGGCATCCGGTCAGATCAAGTCTCTGCTGGTCGAACTGGGTGACAGCGTGAAACAGGGGCAGTTGATTGCAGAAATTGACAGCATGACGCAGCAAAATGAGCTGCGTAATGCCCAGGCAGCGCTGAAAAACGTTCAGGCCCAACGCGCGGCAAAACAGGCTTTACTCGCCAAATATCGGGCTGCATTCAAACGCCAGCAGACCATGCTGTCAAAGAATCTGACGGCCAGATCGGACTATGATACAGCACTGGCCGATCTCAACAGTACCGACGCGGATATCCAGGCGCTTGATGCACAAATTGTACAATCACAAATTCAGGTCGATACCGCACAAGTCAATCTGGGCTATACCAAAATTTCCTCCCCTATTGATGGTATCGTCGTTTCCGTACCGGTTGAAGAAGGCCAAACGGTGAACGCAGTGCAAAGCGCGCCCACCATTATCAAAGTGGCCAACCTTGATACTATGACGGTGAAAGCACAGATTTCTGAAGCAGATGTAATTAATGTTAAGCCCGGCATGAAAGTCTGGTTTACCATCCCGGGACAGCCAGATAAGCCCTATCACGCCACGCTACGGGCAATTGAACCCGCGCCAGACTCCATCAATAACGACAGTACTCCGGGCCTGCCAACAGCCGGTAGCAGCAATGCGACAACCGAAGCCATCTATTACTTTGGTTTATTTGACGTTGCAAATCCCGATCGGACTCTGCGTATATCAATGACGGCCGAAGTACACATCGTGTTAGGCGATCAACCCAATGCGATTATTATCCCCTCCACCGCTCTGGATAAGCTGAATGGCAAAACCAGCGTTCAGGTGGTCGACAAACAAAAGAATGTGACGCGCCGCGAGGTTCAGGTTGGGATTAATAATAACATCGAGGCACAAATCACCCGCGGATTAAAAGCAGGCGAACAAGTGATAATCAGTCAGCAGGCGGGAACCGAAACGCCACAATCTGGCTCATCAGAGCAGAGGTAA
- the cysZ gene encoding sulfate transporter CysZ, whose product MAIDKKVPSYNGIHYFSQGWKLIRLPGIRRFVILPLLVNILLMGGAFIWLFNRLGNWIPALMSHIPGWLQWLSYLLWPLTIISIILVFSYLFSTLANWIAAPFCGLLAEQLEARLTGVPLPDSGWVGILKDIPRIMKREWQKLAWYLPRAIGLLLLYFIPGFGQTVAPVLWFLFSAWMLSIQYCDYPFDNHKVSFQQMRHALRQHKADNLQFGALVSLFTMIPIFNLAIMPVAVCGATAMWVDRYRTPQKTVSPVSNNNA is encoded by the coding sequence ATGGCGATTGATAAAAAAGTTCCTTCATATAATGGTATCCACTATTTCAGCCAGGGATGGAAACTGATCCGCCTGCCGGGCATCAGACGTTTTGTTATTTTGCCGCTGCTGGTAAACATTCTGTTGATGGGAGGCGCGTTCATCTGGCTATTTAATCGACTGGGTAACTGGATCCCCGCATTAATGTCCCACATTCCTGGCTGGTTACAGTGGCTCAGCTATCTGCTATGGCCACTGACGATAATCTCCATTATCCTGGTGTTCAGCTATTTATTCTCCACCCTTGCCAACTGGATAGCCGCTCCCTTCTGCGGTCTGCTGGCAGAACAATTGGAAGCCAGGCTGACCGGTGTCCCCTTACCGGATAGTGGCTGGGTTGGCATACTGAAAGATATTCCACGCATCATGAAGCGTGAATGGCAAAAACTGGCCTGGTACCTTCCACGCGCGATTGGCCTGTTGCTACTCTATTTTATTCCCGGTTTTGGGCAAACGGTCGCCCCCGTGCTGTGGTTTCTGTTCAGCGCATGGATGTTATCCATTCAGTATTGCGATTATCCGTTTGATAACCACAAAGTAAGTTTTCAGCAAATGCGCCATGCACTACGACAGCACAAAGCCGACAATTTGCAGTTCGGTGCACTGGTGAGCCTGTTTACCATGATTCCTATTTTTAACCTGGCCATCATGCCGGTGGCGGTTTGCGGCGCAACAGCGATGTGGGTCGACCGCTATCGCACACCACAGAAAACCGTGAGTCCGGTAAGCAATAATAATGCATAA
- a CDS encoding DUF5993 family protein, with protein MFLPFLLALGTALSAISGKKRLSYMLWVILFIVTCLSFKFHATSPLNLSF; from the coding sequence ATGTTTTTACCTTTTTTGCTGGCGTTGGGCACGGCTTTAAGTGCGATATCAGGCAAAAAAAGATTGAGTTATATGCTGTGGGTCATATTGTTCATCGTTACATGCCTTTCTTTTAAATTCCATGCAACAAGCCCACTCAATCTATCTTTTTAA
- the zipA gene encoding cell division protein ZipA: protein MMQDLRLILIVVGAIAIIALLLHGLWTSRKERSSVFRDRPHKRLKQDREDNPADADEGVGEVRVRRSPAQHNEPSLGGFDAADEDDEPLRQPVPRKPSEPARRVEPVEAPSDPDPLLDGEPVYVDEVKQPEPAVPARQPHTQQVKTEPQFDPLLDEDDEPEDEPQPEPVVTEKPKERSKETVLVLHVSAHAGGSIKGDALLQGVLQAGFQFGEMNIFHRHLNPAGSGPVLFSLANMVKPGSFNPDDMADFSTPGVSIFMMVPSYGDAHQNFKLMLQSAQRIADDVGGVVLDDERRMMTPQKLEMYKARIRDVIDANA, encoded by the coding sequence ATGATGCAGGATTTGCGTCTGATATTAATCGTTGTTGGCGCGATCGCCATAATAGCGCTTCTTCTTCACGGCCTGTGGACTAGCCGTAAAGAGCGTTCATCCGTTTTTCGCGATCGCCCGCACAAGCGTTTAAAGCAGGATAGAGAAGATAACCCAGCCGATGCAGATGAAGGCGTCGGCGAAGTGCGTGTGCGTCGTTCACCGGCGCAGCATAATGAGCCTTCATTAGGCGGTTTCGATGCTGCGGATGAGGATGACGAACCGTTAAGGCAGCCTGTGCCACGGAAGCCGTCTGAGCCGGCACGTCGCGTTGAGCCTGTCGAAGCTCCGTCAGATCCGGATCCTTTGCTGGATGGTGAGCCCGTGTATGTGGATGAGGTTAAACAGCCTGAACCCGCCGTGCCCGCGCGCCAGCCGCATACGCAGCAGGTTAAAACGGAACCACAATTCGATCCGCTGCTGGATGAAGATGATGAGCCAGAGGATGAACCTCAACCAGAGCCTGTTGTTACAGAGAAGCCGAAAGAGCGCAGTAAAGAGACTGTTTTAGTGCTGCATGTCTCGGCCCATGCTGGTGGCAGCATCAAAGGTGACGCGCTGCTTCAGGGAGTATTGCAGGCGGGCTTTCAGTTTGGTGAGATGAATATTTTCCATCGCCATTTGAATCCTGCGGGCAGCGGTCCGGTGCTCTTCAGTTTGGCAAATATGGTCAAGCCAGGATCGTTTAACCCTGATGACATGGCTGATTTCTCAACGCCTGGGGTCTCTATTTTCATGATGGTGCCTTCCTATGGCGATGCACATCAAAACTTTAAGCTGATGCTACAATCAGCACAGCGTATTGCTGATGATGTTGGTGGCGTGGTGCTGGATGATGAGCGTCGTATGATGACGCCGCAAAAGCTGGAAATGTATAAAGCGCGTATTCGCGATGTGATTGACGCCAATGCGTAA
- the ptsH gene encoding phosphocarrier protein Hpr yields the protein MFQQEVTITAPNGLHTRPAAQFVKEAKGFASEITVTSNGKSASAKSLFKLQTLGLTQGTVVTLSAEGEDEQQAVEHLVKLMAELE from the coding sequence ATGTTCCAGCAAGAAGTGACTATTACCGCACCTAACGGTCTTCATACCCGCCCTGCAGCGCAATTCGTTAAAGAAGCTAAAGGTTTTGCCTCTGAAATCACCGTAACCTCTAACGGTAAATCTGCCAGCGCGAAAAGCCTGTTTAAACTGCAGACGCTGGGTCTAACTCAGGGTACTGTTGTCACGCTGTCCGCTGAAGGTGAAGATGAGCAGCAGGCCGTTGAGCACCTGGTTAAACTGATGGCAGAGCTCGAGTAA
- the cysM gene encoding cysteine synthase CysM: MTTLENTIGNTPLIKLQRLTPANGSEIWLKMEGNNPAGSVKDRAALSMIQQAELRGEIRPGDVLIEATSGNTGIALAMIAAMKGYTLKLLMPDNMSLERRAAMEAYGAELILVSRESGMEGARDLAQQMAARGEGKVLDQFNNPDNPLGHYLTTGPEIWQQSAGRLTHFVSSMGTTGTITGVGHYLKEQSSRVQIIGLQPSEGSAIPGIRRWPAAYLPGIYRPELVDSILDIDQSDAEEVMRQLARREGIFCGVSSGGAVVGALRVAEANPGSIVVAIVCDRGDRYLSTGVYSPR; the protein is encoded by the coding sequence GTGACCACTCTGGAAAACACCATCGGCAATACGCCGCTGATCAAATTACAGCGCCTTACGCCAGCTAATGGCAGTGAAATTTGGCTGAAGATGGAAGGAAATAATCCTGCGGGTTCGGTAAAAGATCGTGCGGCACTGTCGATGATCCAGCAGGCGGAGTTGCGTGGTGAGATCCGTCCCGGTGATGTCTTGATTGAAGCGACCAGCGGGAATACCGGTATTGCACTGGCAATGATTGCTGCAATGAAAGGCTATACGCTGAAATTATTGATGCCGGATAACATGAGTCTGGAACGGCGTGCGGCGATGGAAGCCTACGGAGCAGAGCTGATTTTGGTTAGCCGTGAATCAGGTATGGAAGGTGCGCGTGATTTAGCTCAGCAGATGGCGGCACGTGGCGAAGGTAAAGTGCTCGATCAGTTTAATAATCCGGACAACCCATTAGGGCATTATCTCACTACCGGCCCTGAGATCTGGCAGCAGAGCGCGGGGCGCCTGACGCATTTTGTTTCCAGTATGGGAACAACCGGTACCATTACCGGCGTGGGGCACTATTTAAAGGAACAGAGCAGTCGGGTACAAATTATTGGCCTGCAGCCGTCAGAAGGCAGTGCAATACCCGGTATTCGACGCTGGCCTGCGGCTTATTTGCCGGGTATTTATCGTCCCGAGCTGGTGGATTCCATACTGGATATCGATCAGAGTGATGCGGAAGAGGTCATGCGTCAACTGGCCCGCCGCGAGGGGATTTTTTGTGGGGTGAGCTCCGGGGGCGCTGTTGTTGGCGCACTGCGGGTGGCGGAGGCTAATCCTGGCAGCATTGTGGTGGCTATCGTTTGCGATCGTGGCGATCGCTATCTTTCCACCGGGGTTTATAGCCCGCGCTAA
- a CDS encoding MacB family efflux pump subunit — translation MALLQLDGINRDFISGEQRVRVLKNINLAIEAGEFVAIVGASGSGKSTLMNLLGCLDRASSGDYQVSGKSTTQLTGDALAELRREHFGFIFQRYHLLSDLSALGNVEIPAIYAGKSQHDRRQRASSLLTDLGLGERLHYRPGQLSGGQQQRVSIARALMNGGEVILADEPTGALDSHSGEEVLKILRNLHQQGHTVVIVTHDMRIAQHAERIIEIHDGEIIADSGGKHASQHARLPTSDTALSHPWRALRDRLAEAFKMAMVSMISQRLRTFLTMLGIIIGIASVVSVVALGKGSQQKILSEISAMGTSTLDVFPGTDFGDMQSAKIQTLRAGDADALASQPYVHSVTPSISNSATLKYRDHALTVTVSGVGEQFFAVRGYQMAKGMAFNRASIDALSQEAVIDENTQAKLFPQGQNPIGQVIILNNMPVQIIGVATRQTSFGSDSSLNIWVPYTAAMKRMIGKTYFSGITVRIKDDVDLKIAEQGVTKLLQQRHGVKDFFILNTDSIRETIEKTTNTMTLLVAAIALISLLVGGIGVMNIMLVSVTERTREIGVRMAVGARASDIMQQFLIEAVLVCLTGGIAGVLLALIPGAIVAHIGSTSLGMSYSPFSIIAAFACSSLIGVIFGFFPARRAARMDPIHALERE, via the coding sequence ATGGCGCTTCTCCAGCTTGACGGTATCAACCGTGATTTTATCAGCGGTGAACAGCGCGTCCGCGTGCTAAAAAATATCAACCTCGCAATCGAAGCCGGCGAATTTGTCGCCATCGTCGGCGCATCCGGCTCGGGCAAATCGACGTTAATGAACCTGCTTGGTTGCCTGGACAGGGCCAGTAGTGGCGATTACCAGGTATCGGGCAAATCGACTACCCAACTTACCGGCGATGCGTTAGCTGAATTACGGCGCGAGCATTTCGGTTTTATTTTTCAACGTTATCATTTGCTAAGCGATCTCAGCGCGTTAGGTAACGTTGAGATACCGGCGATCTACGCCGGGAAAAGCCAGCACGATCGCCGTCAACGCGCATCTTCCCTGCTGACAGATTTAGGTTTAGGCGAACGTCTCCATTATCGTCCTGGCCAGCTTTCAGGTGGACAGCAGCAGCGCGTAAGTATTGCTCGCGCACTAATGAATGGTGGCGAAGTGATTCTCGCCGATGAGCCGACTGGCGCACTCGATAGTCATAGCGGTGAAGAGGTGCTTAAAATTTTGCGCAATCTTCATCAGCAAGGTCATACTGTAGTAATTGTGACCCATGATATGCGTATCGCACAGCATGCTGAACGCATCATTGAGATCCATGATGGCGAAATCATTGCCGATTCAGGTGGTAAACATGCCTCACAGCATGCGCGTCTGCCAACGTCTGATACTGCCCTTTCACACCCCTGGCGAGCCCTACGCGACAGGCTGGCTGAAGCCTTCAAGATGGCAATGGTTTCGATGATATCGCAACGATTACGCACTTTTCTTACCATGCTGGGTATCATTATCGGTATTGCTTCTGTGGTGTCTGTGGTTGCTCTGGGCAAGGGATCCCAACAGAAGATTCTCTCTGAAATCAGCGCGATGGGCACGAGTACGCTAGACGTTTTTCCAGGCACTGATTTTGGCGATATGCAGTCCGCGAAGATACAAACTCTGCGGGCAGGAGATGCAGATGCCCTGGCCAGCCAACCTTATGTCCACAGCGTCACGCCTTCAATTTCTAATAGTGCCACGCTCAAATATCGCGATCATGCTTTAACCGTAACGGTAAGCGGTGTCGGTGAGCAATTCTTCGCCGTTCGTGGTTATCAAATGGCAAAGGGGATGGCCTTTAATCGCGCCAGCATAGACGCGTTGTCACAAGAAGCGGTAATCGATGAAAATACGCAGGCAAAACTCTTTCCGCAGGGTCAGAATCCAATTGGTCAGGTCATTATTTTAAATAATATGCCGGTACAAATTATCGGCGTTGCGACCCGACAAACTAGCTTTGGTAGCGACAGCAGTCTGAACATTTGGGTGCCGTATACCGCCGCGATGAAACGGATGATTGGCAAAACCTACTTCAGCGGGATTACGGTACGTATTAAAGATGACGTTGATTTGAAGATTGCTGAACAGGGTGTCACTAAGCTTTTACAACAGCGTCACGGGGTAAAAGATTTCTTTATTCTGAACACCGATAGCATCCGTGAAACGATTGAAAAAACAACCAATACAATGACGTTACTGGTTGCGGCGATTGCGTTAATTTCACTACTGGTTGGTGGCATTGGCGTGATGAATATCATGCTGGTTTCCGTGACGGAACGTACTCGCGAGATCGGTGTTCGTATGGCCGTTGGGGCACGTGCCAGTGATATTATGCAGCAGTTTCTGATTGAGGCCGTTCTGGTTTGCTTAACAGGCGGCATAGCGGGTGTCTTACTGGCCCTGATACCTGGAGCCATCGTGGCGCATATCGGTAGCACCAGCCTTGGCATGAGCTATTCGCCCTTCTCGATTATTGCCGCCTTCGCCTGCTCCAGCCTGATTGGTGTAATCTTTGGCTTCTTTCCCGCGCGCCGGGCGGCACGCATGGATCCCATTCACGCACTGGAACGGGAGTAA